AGGCCTTGAACGCCAAGGTGCCGGCGCTGGTGGTGCTCATGGGCGGCAACGCCAGCGTGGCCCAGGAGGAGAGCCGGGACGGCCTGTTCCCCTACGTGTACGCCCAGCAGGCGGTGCTGGTCTACCCGCTGGACTACCGGGAGTCGTGGAACGCGGGCGCATGCTGCGGGGCGGCGGAGGCGCAGGGGGTCGATGACCTGGGCTTCATCCAGCAGGTCGTCCACTCGCTGCAGGGGCAGCCCAACATCGGGCCCATCTACCTCATCGGCTACAGCAACGGCGGCAAGATGGCCTACGACGTGGCCTGCAAGGACCCCGGCCTCGTCAGCAGCTTCGCCGTGATCGCCGCCGTCCCCGTCGTCGGCTGCCCCAACGGCGCCCCGATCTCCCTGCTGGACATCGACGGCACCAGGGACCCGCTCACCGCCTTCGACGAGTCCAGCCCCCAGCACAGTGCGAACGGGTTCCGGGAGGCCTCGACCACCGCCGAGGTCCACGCCTGGGCTAAACGCAACGGGTGCACCGGCCAGCCCGGGTCCACCACCATCGGCACGGTGGTCCTCACCACCTGGGCCACCTGCGCCAACGGCACCGCCGTGGAGCTGGCCGGGTACCAGGGCGGGATGCACGAGTGGCCCGGGCCCGTGGGGGCGTCGCCCTCGGCGGCATCACTGATGTGGAATTTCTTCACCCAGCCGCACGCCGGCCCGTCCGCCGCCCCGGGGAGCCCGGGCCTGGCGTAGCCGTCGCCTGCCGCCGGGCTGGCCAGGGGGCCGGACGCGCCTGGGCGGACCTGGGCGGACCTGGGCGCCGGACATTTCTGCACATCTGAACAGGATAATCCTGCTCAGAGCGACACAAAGAGACGTCTAATTCTAATGGATGGGCAGGTCCACCCCGCCGGGCACCAGGCCCGCCACGACCTGCGCCGTCAGTTCGTCCAGGCACCCGATGGTCACCGCCGCGCCCGCGAGCGCGTCGGGGGCCGGTGGGTACTCCGGGCGGGGCACGGCGACCACCCGGCAGCCGGCGGCGGCGGCCGAGCGCAACCCGTTGGTCGAATCCTCGATGGCCACCGCCCCGGCCGGGTCCACACCCAGGCGCTCGGCGGCCAGCAGGTAGACGTCAGGCGCCGGTTTCCCCCGGGCGACCTCGTCGCTGGAGGTCACGGCGCGGAACTCGCTCGCCAGGCCGGAGAGCTCCAGCACGCGCACGATCACCGGCAGGGGCGACGAGCTGGCCACCGCCAGCAGCCCGAACGCCGCCCGCATGCGGCGCACCGCGTCCCCGGCTCCGGCCAGCAGGGGGAGGTGGCCGGCGAAGGCCTCGATGATGCGGGCGCTGACGTCCCGGGCGATGGCCTCGGGGGCATCGGGCACGCCCCGCTCAGCGTGGAGGAACGCTGACCACTCCCGCGTGCTCATGCCCATCATCGCCTCCTGGGTGCCGGGCGGCCAGCGCCCGCCCCGCTCCCGGGCATAGGTCTCCCGGACGCGCTCCCAGACCGGTTCAGAGTCGATGAGCACGCCGTCCATGTCGAAAATGACAGCAAGGGGGAGGGCCGCATGGCCATTGGGGCGCACGGCCCGGCAGGCTAGCGGGCCCGCCGCCGGCCCGGGCCTGCCCACCCCCGGAAAATCCGCGGAATGGACGGATTCTGGTGTAAAAGTCTTCGCCAGGAAGCGGCTGGCACGGGAGGTGGAGAGATGGCTGAGATCACGATCTATGGCGCCGCCTGGTGCCCCGAGTGCCGCCGCACCAAGCGACTGCTGGGCGAGGTGCGGGTGGATTTCGACTGGGTTGACCTGGACGTCGACCCGTCGGCCGAGGGCTACGTCCGGCGCCATGACTCGGGCAAGCTCACCCTCCCGCTGGTGGTGCTGGAGGGGGGCAAGGCCCTCGTGGCGCCCTCGGGGGCCGAGTTGCTGGAGGCTCTGGGGGTCGAACAGCCCCGCGACCGGCGGTTCTTCGACGTCATCGTCATCGGGGCCGGCCCCGCCGGGTTGACCGCCGCGCTGGGGGCGGTTCGGGAGGGCATGCACTGCCTGGTGATCGAGCAGGGCGAGCCGGGCGGGCAGGCCTCCGCCACCCCGCGTGTCCACGGGATCCCGGGCTTCGCCGAGGGTGCCTCCGGGGCCGAGGTCAAGGAGGGCCTGCTGGGCCAGGCCCGGCGCTACGGGATCCGGATCCTCGCCGGCCAGGGGCTGAAGGAACTCTCGCGCATCGACGGCTACCTCCTGGCGGTCACCGGTGACGGCGAGGAGTTCGTGTCCCGCTCGGCGGTCATCGCCACCGGGGTCAGCTACGCCGAGCTGGGCTTCCCGGGCGAGGACCAGCTGCGGGGGGCCGGGCTCCACTCGTGCGCCAGCTGCGAGGGCCCCTTCTACCGCAAGGCGGAGGAGCTGCTGGTGGTGGGCGGCGGCGACCTCGCCGGTGAGGAGGCCCTCTTCCTGACCCAGTTCGCCGGCAAGGTGCGGGTGCTGGCCGAGTCCGCCGAGTTCAAGACCTCCCCCGTGATGCTGGAGCGGCTGCGCCGCAACCCGAAGATCGAGCTGTACCCCTCGACCGAGGTCGCCGAGCTCAGTATCGGCTCCGATGGCAAGCTCACCGCCGCCGTGGTCCGGGACCGCACCACGGGCTACACGTTCTCGTTTAACCCCACGGCGGTGTTCGCCTACCCGGCGATGACCCCCAACACCGACGCCCTGGTGGGGGCGGTGGACCTGGACCCGGTGGGATTCGTCATGACCGACGGCATGCTGGAGACCTCGATGCCGGGTGTGTTCGCCGCCGGCGACGTCCGGGCGGGCAGCACCAAGCAGCTCGGCTCAGCCATCGGCGAGGGCATGACCGCCGTGGTCATGGTGCGCTACTTCCTCGAGCAGCTGGGCGACCTCGCCCCGCGCGCCCCGGCCTGACCGCGCGCGGACGACGAGGTCGGGGCGGCAGGGGGCCGGTGGCCCGCCCCGCGGGCCCGGCCGCAAGCCCGGGAAGGCTACGAGTTGAAGAGAAAGATCAGGAAGAACACCATTACGATCAGCAGGAACAACGCGGGCAGTACAAGGGTCACGTGTAGCCTCCTCCCGTTCGGTTCAACCGCTCTTCCCCGGTCGTGCCCGGGATTCTCGCGCTTAGCGCCGCCCTCAGGTCGGACGTCGCTCGGACCAAGGGGTTCGGCAGCGCCGCGTAGCCCGAAATGACCACGCGCAATTCCCCCCGGACGGACCATGGTCTGCGTCCGCCATGTGGCCGACATTGGTGTACGGGGATGCGTATCCCCAAAGAGATTCCTTGCAGATTCCTTGGAGATCAGGGAGGCCGCCATGGACGAAGGGGATGTGCAGGTCCGGGCAGAGGAGTGGGAGAACCCCGCCGACGGCGTGGGGGCATTCGGCGTTGTGTGCGCCGTCACCGCGCTGATGCTGGTCCTGGCGATGCTCCACCTGCTGGCGTAGGGCCTCCTGAGCGGTTCCGCACGCCCGCCGGCTGGCTTGATCATGATGGGGATCATGATGGTGCTATGGCACGCGTGACGCCGGGCGACCCGGTCTACTCCCCGCCCCCTCCGCCGGTGTGGCCCCCTGCGGGCGCTCCTGCGGGGCCGCCGCCGGGCTGGTACCCGGACCCGTCCGGCGTGCACCAGCTCCGTTACTGGACCGGGTACGGCTGGACGCCGGGAGTGTCCGACAACGGCTGGGTCACCGAGGACTGGCGGCAGCCCGGTCCCGCCGCCGCCGGGCAGAACACCCCGCCTGCGCTCCCGGGCCCCGACACCCGCATCCACCTGCCCAAGAAGGTCTTTGGCTTCGCCCTCATCGGGATCGTGCTCGCCCTGGCGCTGGCCGTGATCGGGGCCACGATCGCATCCGTCATCGCCCCGCACAACACCCTCCTGGCCCTGCTGCTCAGCCAGGCCGGCCTGTGGGCGGGCCTGCTGTGGCCGGTCCGGCTGGCGAGTGCCCGGTACGGCTCGGGCAACATCTGGAAGGACTTCGGCGTGCGCGCCGAGACGATGGACGTCGGCCGCGGCCTCGGCTTCTCCATCGTCGGGCGGGTGGCCGGGGTCCTGGTGCTGCTCCCGGTCGTCGCCCTGAACAAGAGATTCTCCGGGACCGAGCTGCAGCCCCTGAAGGACGCCCGGCACCACCCGGCGGTGCTCGTCGCCCTGGTCCTGATCTCCCTGGTGGGCGCACCGTTCGTCGAGGAGCTGTTCTTCCGGGGCCTGCTCCAGCGGGCATCGCTGCCCCTGGTGGGCGCCACCGGCGCGATCGTGCTCCAGGCGCTGGTGTTCGCCTCGCTGCACATGCGGCCCTCCTACGGGCTGGGCAACGTGGCGGTGTTCCTGGGCATCGCCGTCTTCGGGCTGGTGCAGGGGTGGATGGCCGACCACTACCGGCGCCTCGGGCCTGGCATGTGGTCCCACGGGTTCTTCAACCTGGCGGCGGTCCTGGCCACCACGGTCCGGTAAGCCCCCACCCAGCCTGGAACTCGGTCGGGACTAGTTTTTCACCAGCTTGAAGGCGTGGTTCCAGCCGCCCGTGCGCATGCCGTAGACGACCCACAGGATGCACAGCGGCTCCAGGAGCCGGGCGCCCTCGATGCCCCCGATGTCGGTGATGTGGTCCCGCCAGCCGAAGGCCTCCAGGATGCCGGTGACCTCAGCCTTGGCGGGGTCGTCGTTGCCGCAGATGAACATGTCCGGCGCCCCTTCGGCGAAGCTGGGGTCGACCATGTAGGGCGCTCCGATGATGTTCAGCGCCTTGACCACCCGGGCGCCCGGCAGCCAGCGCTGCACCTGCTCGCCGCCCGAGTCGGTATGCCCGAGGGCCAGGCCCGGCGGTGCCCCGTGGGAGAAGTCCAGCGGGTTGGTGACGTCGATGAGCACCTTGCCGGCCAGCCGCTCGGCTCCCGCCAACTGGAGCGCCTGCTCGGTCCCGGTCCAGGAGGTGGCCAGCACCGCCAGCTCGGCGAAGGCGGCGGTGTCGGCGAACGTCCCCACCGAGGCGCCCGCTCCGGCCGACTCCCTCCACGCAGTGACCTTCTCGCCCGCGGGGTCGCGGGTGCCCATCATGACCTGGTGACCCCGGGCGGCGAATCCGGTCCCGAGCGTTTGCCCCACCACTCCCGACCCCAGCACGCCGATCTGCATCGTGAGGCTCCCTTCTCGATCTCAGCGACATATGCGTGACTCCGGGGGCCTACCCGAACTAAGGTGCACCCCCACGGAGCAGGGTCAAGCATTCCACCAAATTTGGACAACACTGGAGGGGCGGATGGATGACGAGCGGGCAGCGGCCTTGCTCAAGGCGGAGCGGGAGCGGGTGACGGAGTTGCTGGAGCAGCGGACGGCCATCCGGGAGGCGGAGAAGCAGGCGGCGGGAGAGACCGGGGATTGGATCGACCGGGCGGTCCCGTTGACATCCGAGGAGATCAACGACGCACTCGCCAACTCGCTCCGGGCACGGCTGGACGCTGTGGGCCGCGCCGAGAAGCGCCTGGCCGGCGGCACCTATGGGCGGTCGGTACGCAGCGGCCAGCCGATCCCCGATGAGCGTCTGGAGGCGGACCCGACCGCCGAGCTGACGGTGGAGGAGGCCCGCCGGCGGTGAGCCTCGCGGTCCGGCCCGCGGTCCCGCCCGACTGCCCGCGCCTGGTGGGCCTGGTGCGGGAGCTGGCCACCTACGAGCAGGCCGCCGACCGGGTCCTGCTGACCGAGGAGTCCCTGGCGGCAACGCTGTTCGCCCCGGACCCCAAGGTGTTCGTCCATGTGGCCGAGCTGGACGGCGACGTCGTGGGCATGGCCCTGTGGTTCCTCACCTTCTCCACCTGGCGCGCCTGCCACGGCATCTGGCTCGAGGACCTGATCGTCACCACGCCCGCTCGGGGCAGGGGCGCCGGCCGGGCACTGCTCGCCCACCTGGCGGGTGTCGCCGAAGCGGCGGGCTACGCCCGGGTGGAGTGGTCGGTGCTGGACTGGAACGACCCGGCGATCGGCTTCTACCGCCACCTGGGGGCCGAGCCGATGGACGAGTGGACCAACTACCGGCTGTCGGGGGCGGCGCTGGCGGCGCTGGCCGCCGAGGCCGGACCCCTTCAGGAGCCCGTTGCGGGGTAGGAGAGCTCGGCGTACCAGTCGCCCCGGCCCTGCGGGGTGAGGTCCAGCAGGTGCCAGGTGGGGGTGAGCTGGTCGATGCCCCGTTCCCAGAGGTCTTCGGAACGCTGCGGCTTGCCGGTGTAGGTGTGGCGCACCGCCCCGTCGGCGTCCTGGACGAACACCGACACCGTCGAGCCCTGGTTGCCCTCGGCGTCCTCGCTGCCCAGGTCGAACTTGAAGGCGCTGTCGGCGGCACTCAGGAGGCGGAGGTGGTCCCAGCCCCGGTCCCGGGCGTGGGCACG
This region of Actinomycetota bacterium genomic DNA includes:
- a CDS encoding HAD family phosphatase is translated as MRPNGHAALPLAVIFDMDGVLIDSEPVWERVRETYARERGGRWPPGTQEAMMGMSTREWSAFLHAERGVPDAPEAIARDVSARIIEAFAGHLPLLAGAGDAVRRMRAAFGLLAVASSSPLPVIVRVLELSGLASEFRAVTSSDEVARGKPAPDVYLLAAERLGVDPAGAVAIEDSTNGLRSAAAAGCRVVAVPRPEYPPAPDALAGAAVTIGCLDELTAQVVAGLVPGGVDLPIH
- a CDS encoding FAD-dependent oxidoreductase, with protein sequence MAEITIYGAAWCPECRRTKRLLGEVRVDFDWVDLDVDPSAEGYVRRHDSGKLTLPLVVLEGGKALVAPSGAELLEALGVEQPRDRRFFDVIVIGAGPAGLTAALGAVREGMHCLVIEQGEPGGQASATPRVHGIPGFAEGASGAEVKEGLLGQARRYGIRILAGQGLKELSRIDGYLLAVTGDGEEFVSRSAVIATGVSYAELGFPGEDQLRGAGLHSCASCEGPFYRKAEELLVVGGGDLAGEEALFLTQFAGKVRVLAESAEFKTSPVMLERLRRNPKIELYPSTEVAELSIGSDGKLTAAVVRDRTTGYTFSFNPTAVFAYPAMTPNTDALVGAVDLDPVGFVMTDGMLETSMPGVFAAGDVRAGSTKQLGSAIGEGMTAVVMVRYFLEQLGDLAPRAPA
- a CDS encoding CPBP family glutamic-type intramembrane protease, yielding MARVTPGDPVYSPPPPPVWPPAGAPAGPPPGWYPDPSGVHQLRYWTGYGWTPGVSDNGWVTEDWRQPGPAAAGQNTPPALPGPDTRIHLPKKVFGFALIGIVLALALAVIGATIASVIAPHNTLLALLLSQAGLWAGLLWPVRLASARYGSGNIWKDFGVRAETMDVGRGLGFSIVGRVAGVLVLLPVVALNKRFSGTELQPLKDARHHPAVLVALVLISLVGAPFVEELFFRGLLQRASLPLVGATGAIVLQALVFASLHMRPSYGLGNVAVFLGIAVFGLVQGWMADHYRRLGPGMWSHGFFNLAAVLATTVR
- a CDS encoding NAD(P)-binding domain-containing protein; translation: MQIGVLGSGVVGQTLGTGFAARGHQVMMGTRDPAGEKVTAWRESAGAGASVGTFADTAAFAELAVLATSWTGTEQALQLAGAERLAGKVLIDVTNPLDFSHGAPPGLALGHTDSGGEQVQRWLPGARVVKALNIIGAPYMVDPSFAEGAPDMFICGNDDPAKAEVTGILEAFGWRDHITDIGGIEGARLLEPLCILWVVYGMRTGGWNHAFKLVKN
- a CDS encoding dksa/trar family transcriptional regulator; translated protein: MDDERAAALLKAERERVTELLEQRTAIREAEKQAAGETGDWIDRAVPLTSEEINDALANSLRARLDAVGRAEKRLAGGTYGRSVRSGQPIPDERLEADPTAELTVEEARRR
- a CDS encoding GNAT family N-acetyltransferase, encoding MSLAVRPAVPPDCPRLVGLVRELATYEQAADRVLLTEESLAATLFAPDPKVFVHVAELDGDVVGMALWFLTFSTWRACHGIWLEDLIVTTPARGRGAGRALLAHLAGVAEAAGYARVEWSVLDWNDPAIGFYRHLGAEPMDEWTNYRLSGAALAALAAEAGPLQEPVAG